A region of the Dreissena polymorpha isolate Duluth1 chromosome 6, UMN_Dpol_1.0, whole genome shotgun sequence genome:
TTGAGCTTTTACAACAAATCCTTGAACGAGAGACTTGCCTCGTTACTATGGATGGACTTAATGAGTGGGCTGATCATTTGGATCAGCACGTTATACCTAGAATACCAACCACTCACACAAAGTGCGTATCGATAATAACAACAAGACCGTGGAAAATGGCAGACGAGCGGATCAAATGTTCTGAAATTGACAGACTACTTGAAATTGATGGGATAACAGAGTCAGAACAGCTATCAAAGCGAATAATACTCAGTCTTCAGATTGGTAATAACATGTCACACACTGCATTTATGACGTACATTAACGAACGTAACTTGATGCATTTTCTTACATCGCCCTGGATGCAGGAGTTAATACTCAATGTATGGATGAACAAATCGGATGTTAAGGGTTCATTGTGTGAAATACATAGTATTCTTCTAGACGTACTTTTTAAAAAGGCAAAGGCAACAAAGGGATTCTTTAAAAACGGTTTCCCGATAGAATGTTTATCAAGTTCGAGATATATTAAGAAACAGATCAAAATATTTGATGCCGTTGCGAATGCTGCGTTTCAATTAAAGTTTTCATCGAACAAATCTCCGACATTCAGTGAACGGGAAATAAGGAAATATTTATCTGAAGAACACTTGCAATTTTGCCTCAACGCTGGCGTTTTGACGGCAAGGTGCAACTCAGTCAGATTTGCACAGAGTCCCCAATATTCATTTACACACGAGACAGTTCATGAGTTCCTGGCAGCATTTCATATCGCAAGTTTGAAGCAAGACATTATAGAGTATTTCAAACCcgaacataattataatgtgtTAGAAATGAGCCAGACGATTATTTATCTGTGTGGACTTCATTGCGAGACAGCTTATAAACTACTTAACCGTTTAGTTGACGGCGACTTCCTCAGCGACATTTGCCACGGACTAAGCCTGTATATAAAGCGTTGTAATGACACCTTATCAGCATTTCGAAGAGACAATTACACAAAGGAAACCGTTCTTAAAGCAACACGTAATGAGATGGATAACGATGCAAGTTGTCTTGCAATATCAGTCTTGTTCCAGCAGATGGTTATAGCTGGTTTCAGTGAGGCAAAACTCAGTGGCCAGAAGGACATTTGTCTAAAGTGTAGTGAtttcacatttaataaatatctgCATGAGTCCGAGTCAGATGCATTAAAAGAACTGCTTATTTTCAACAAGTCAAATGTTCGGTCACTTATATTAGAAAGCAATGTTTTAGAAGTAAGTGAAATTCTGTCAGTCATGCAACAGTCACAACATAGTCTTGAACGTTTGAAGACTACAGTGACCCCGGAAATGTATAAAGCCTTACATAATTTGAACTTAAAAGAGCTGCATTTTATCGGACAAATCGAAGAATCATCATTGTCCCATGTTCTTCCGTCCTTGTCTAACTTAATGTATTTATGCATTGAAGATTCAAATATTTTGGAACGAACAGTTCTTCCTGGCACAATACAAGAAATATGTTTGCTCAAATCTACTTTTACGGCCATGTTTCTTCAATACTTACTAGTGGATTTATCATCATTAAAACATACTGTTCAATTGTATTTGGAATCTGTGATTGTTACGGATTTTAATACGCAAATATTCTTGACAGAATATTTGTTAAACGACATGACAAATATCCATCTAGATATTGAACATGGCAATAATGCCCTCTATGATACACTGCGTTGTTCATCTATTGGGACACTAGCCCTGAATACGGCTGGTGATGTCGTGTTAGCGTCAAAGATTCTGAACACTCTTAAGAAATTAAGAAAGCTTTATTTGTGGGGGACTTATATTGAGCAATATGCTTTAAAGCTGCCGAAAACATTGCAATGCGTATCTTTGCAGAAAGtagaatgttcagctgagtggctgtgcaaTTTGTTGATCGCGCTTTCTTCATTACATCATGATgtagagtgtgagctgtgggatgttgtattgcagccatgtgaatACGCTTGCGGAGACGATTCCAAAACACATGCACCTGATTTGCGAGCGGAATACCTGTCTCATATGACAATTTTGGTGGAAAATGGCactgttgaactgtttgaaatattgcgTAATACAAATATAGGGAAACTTGACCTGAGAACGGAAGATTGTGCCTCGTCTGCGTCAACGATTCTGTGTACTCTTAAGAGATTGACAAAGCTTTATTTGCGGGGAACTTATAGTGGAAGATGTACCTTGAAGCTTCCTGCAACAATTCAATGTATGTGTTTGTATgcagttgaatgttcagctgagtggctgtgcagcttgttgatcgcgCTTTCTGCATTAAATCATTCTgtagagtgtgagctgtgggatgttgtattgcagccatgtgaatACGCTTGTGGAGTCGATTCCCAAACACATGTCTCTGATTTGCGATCTAAAATAATGTCAATTAATATGTCCCAACTGACAATTGTGGTCATAAAAGGCAgttttgaactgtttgaaatattacgtgatacaaaTATAGGGATCCTGCACCTGAGAACGGCAGATTGCACCTCATTTGCATCAGTGATTCCGTATTCTCTCAAGAAATTGACAACGCTTTATTTGTGGGGAACTTATAGTGAGCGATGTACTTTACCTTTGTCTGCTTCATTAAAATGCATATCATTGCAGGAAGTAAAATGTTCAGCGGAGTGGCTGTGCAGTTTGTTGATCGCGCTTTCTGCATTAAATCATTCTgtagagtgtgagctgtgggatgttgtattgcagccatgtgaatACGCTTGTGGAGTCGATTCCCAAACACATGTCTCTGATTTGCGATCTAAAATAATGTCAATTAATATGTCCCAACTGACAATTGTGGTCATAAAAGGCAgttttgaactgtttgaaatattacgtgatacaaaTATAGGGATCCTGCACCTGAGAACGGCAGATTGCGCCTCATTGGCATCAGTGATTCTGTATTCTCTCAAGAAATTGACAAAGCTTTATTTGTGTGGAACTTATAGTGAGCGATGTACTTTACAGCTGCCTGCTTCATTACAATGCATATCATTGCAGGAAGTTGAATGTTCAGCGGAGTGGCTGAGTGGTTTGGTGAtcgcgctttcttcattagatcattctgtagAGTATGAGCTGCAGGACTTTGTATTGCAGTCACGTGCAGACGCCCGTGGAGACGATTTCAGACGATCTCGAAATCGGATACATTTATCTGATTTACGGTCACTTGGTGTTGAACTGTTTAAAATTGTGCTGATAACACCAGATTACGACACCAAGCGCCATGGACGTATATTTTAAATGGCAATGGTGTGTTCtctcaaaattgtttttttttctggtatCGCATTCACGTGATTGTTATTGAGATGTGGTTATTAAAGCGCCAAGTTTATGTTATAAACAGCGGTGACATTGCGCTATTTCGATAGACGCGCATATTGTGTTTacttattttcaatgtatatatttatacttttgTGTTCTgttagtttattttttataaatgtacaacCATGTTTTCATCTGAATTTGTACAGAAATCAGTTTACTATCGATATTGAGAACTATTCTCATGTAAGTACTATGTTACTAAATAaaagttttgtaaataatattatttgtcaACGTTAcatcaatgttttattttgaacgATTCCTTACAAAGTATAGCCCAAAGGCGAATTTTTGTCTACCTACACAAGGCTTATTGTAAATTAATCAAAATTCTTATTGGGTTTAAACTTACGAGTATGCCACGTTAGTTATGTAACTGAGCCTAAGGAACATATTTCCCAAATCATTTCATAGTTCGTTCATTGCGCGTGTAGatgatttttattgttaaatgatAAAGATCTTAAAAGGTGTGTATTTTTTCTCTTGGCCTTTTATTTACTTTAATCATGTTCAAATTTCGTCATGaacattatatgatttatgtTTTTCACTGACCTGAAGGCCGTCTTGTTTATTATGTAAATGCATTGTTAACAGtgtgtatataatgtatatacaatacaaacacctatattatttaaattcaaattgtatatgaaaagttattattattataaatatgcaTTATACATATAACACTTTTTATTCTTGCTATCATCATGTAGTCGAAAACCAAACGTTCGGAATACGGTCATATCCATTTACTGAACATTCGCTTTCAGTCATAGCATTAATCGCATCAAATACTGTTACACTTTCCGTTATGTATCGACATTTATTTACTTTGTAACGTTAATTCGAAAAGATGTCATTGCTTATTCCGTTGTTTCcttattgttaaaaaattattcacattattaacattttttatgttattattttattttttttggctTTTGCTTAAAATATATGTGTTGTATGCTATTATTTACATTCCGATACGTGTTTTATAATAATTAGAACTGCATACAATCATTATTTGTATAACCGAACTTCATCTCACTgcgtatatgtatttatgatatgattgtcttttgcgaaaagcatgtaTTGCTgattatgcaaataaataaacCGTATTATTATATTGTGCGCttgtatattataattgtttaagaaATTATTACTTCAAAACAATCATTGTGTTTACAGTTCTAAGTGTGCGTAATTTGAAACggttacttattttattttttgaagctTGTGTACCTATACAATAAATTTATGTGTTAACATATAAATGCGTTATTCGAATTTGCTTATAGCATATACATGTGCTACTTTTCAAACATAGACTATTGAAAAATGGTTTAGAAATGTGttacttttaattgttttgttttgttatatgccCCGTGCAATGCATTCATGTATAGCATATGCATGTAGGCTGAGTGCTACTTATCAAACATAGACTATTGATAAATGGTCTCCAAATGAGtgtttgtttcaattgttttgttttgttacatgTCTCATTCAATGAAATGTTGATCATTTACAACATGATTTTGAAACGTTACGATTGCAAAGCCTGTATTGGCAAGAATTCAATATACAATTGATAAATTGCAAGTTAATTATACTATCAAATAGTACCTGTAAAATATAGTTTGCATTGTAATAACATAAACTACTGTCAGTTCATCTTATAAATTGTCTAATTTTCCATTTATACTTGTATTGCGTTTCAAATATTGTTGTAGCGAAGGATGCTATAGATTGCTTTATTAATAGTGTGAATGTATACTACGCATTCTTATTGATTGCACGTTAATGCATATGCAGCTTAATTTTCTTTTGACATTCTGTCACTGCAAACGTTTATGTAGCAAAATTCGTAAATATGTTAATAGTTTTGGTAGAATTAACACTCATCGGCCTACTGAATATCTGTTGTAAATGCGTTCGTCTTCAAAATATTAaactattaattttaattaaaataaaatatttgacacTTACGCTTTTTATAGGCCTATGAAACAAAGATGTAAagcaaacatgtatatatgtatgaaataatttgcttgcatatatttttgttaagcTACATTGTATATTACTATAAAATATGCATTGagataatatgaataatatattGTTTGCACAAGTATTGAATTGTCTAAATTGCATAAGGTCATTTACATATTGTTTGCACAAGTATTGAATTGTCTAAATTGCATAAGGTCATTCACAATTCCATATTTCACAATTGTATCAGACAGGTAGAAAAACTGACTTTGTGAAGATCGTTGAATATGGAATAAATGAGTATTAAAGGGAttttttacatattatattaatgttaatttctgtAGATTACCATGTACTCCAAATTACAAATCAAGTATATGTTTTCtactattattgttattttatactttaatatgATCGTTAACTATGGTAATACAAAGAATATGTGAAAGGACAACTTACAAGTAATACTTGTGTAgcagttttatttgtttaattttaatgtatAAGTTGCCATTGAATAAAACCAAGTATATAACAGTCTTGTTTTATTCTAACATTTCCTTTCTTTTGTGCATGTCGAATTTACTTTATAAGTATATAATCGTATTTATTTTCTTACGCAAcgtatttcttatttatttgtggaCATTGATTTTATAATTAGAACCATATTGCTCAGTATAAATGCATTTTACTGTTGTGTCGCACTATACGTCTCTTACTGGACGTCCGTTCGAAACTTGTGTAACTCAAGTCTCTATACCTAAGGGTCAAGGTCAACTTAGAGGTAACATTTGGCCATAAAACACCTGTTAAATACCTTTCTCAGCAATACTttcacaataaataaatgttttgttcatGTTCCTTGGCACAAATTTAAACCATTTACGGATGACTTGTCTCCTGTAACATTGCACTCCATACCTCAAAGTTTTATGTCAAACTTACTGGTCAAAGGTGAAAATTGGCCTTTACAAGCGCAAGATTTCTTGTCTCAGCACACTTCTTTGCTAATATTCATGGACTTAAAGAAAGTTGGCATAAACATAGACCATCAAACGACAACGTGTCGTGTGTACCGCAAATGTCTATGGTCCAAGGTAAAATCTCAAATCTGGTCATACAACACTTTGTAAGGGCTGCGACCAGACCTATTgtcatgcaattaaaaaaatccaCTAACCACAATAAGGAGACGATATGTCGCCTGTATAACCCATCAGCGGATACCAGAGGTCAATTCACAATTTAAGGTTAAAATACAAATTTGGTCAAACAGCAGCTTATGTATTGTATGTGTTGAGTTTTGAGACCGAAGTTGACTTTTTGAGATCCGTGACTTTGGAaactttcttttttatatattttgaagcATTTCAGTTTGTGTTTAACATTTTATGTGTGACATGTTGCTGTAGTTTCAAATTTCATGCTTGAATGGTATCTTATTGGCAACTTGTCCCTAATACACATACGTTCACTATGTGTTATAAGGTCAAGTAGCAAAATCCACTTACAGATTCGACTGATTCAGTGCCCCTAAATAACACaacattaatattataatacCATTTGTTTTACTATGGATATTTTAAAGGGGCTGAAACCCATTgtataaaacatgatttaaagCAAAAGAACAAACTGCTTTCCGAAAACGATATCCGTCCGATTTTCTTTCATTTACAAACAACAGGGTGCATAATCAAcggggtttacacatgggctggacagaatgcAATTACAGCgttgaaaactttatttttttcaaatatgtaaattaagtgaaatacatttgcaaaaatgtttacaGGCTTTTTAAATTAAGTTATTCGGATGTATTTAACATTGTCATAATCAGCatacaaatatgtattgtatgcactagttgaaattgttttaaaaagttatatgaCAGAGGCACTACTTACCGTTGTGTTTATATCCATTAACGTTTCATTGGGAGCCCtgaaaagtcacgtgatcctacACCCTGATAATGAAGAGATGTTGCATATTTGTGgacttgtttaaatatttatatggtattacAAATAAATGTTATACACAATAACGCCCTCTTTGTACTTGAttagtatattatatatttatttgtttatttatttatatttaattatatatcgATTTAATCAAAACCGATTGCGTACTAAATTTGGGGTTTCCAGGCGAGTGGTTTGTAGGTTTGTAGAACACACATTTCTCACCTATACGACCCGCGCTCAAACCCCGCTCCGGGCACAGTTGAGCTTGGTTGATGGTTACCCTCCCGGACAAGTGGGGTTTTCCCCGGGTACTTCGGATTCTATACAGTAATATACCACACCCAAATTTAAAGTTTTCAGGAAACATACAAAAGCTGGACATTGTTTCTATATTTCCAAGATTGTATGGACACAAgggtcaaatatttattttaatgcaatAAGTGAACTATAACTGTTAACCGGACATCCgatgaggcttagaaaaagaagaGCGAGCTTTAGCACACTACACGTTCAAATTGTTGCCCCTAACATGTTTCGTTACAGAAATGACGTCACGTAATACTTCCTATTTTACTGTAAATTGCGCAATCAGGTGAATGCAAATAAATTGCGGAAAGCTAGTtctgtaatattttttaaagaaaatctaaTTCGGATACATTATATAAGCGATAACACACGTCAGAGCGTTGTGACATTCATGATGCGTCTCAACCTTCATTGTTTAACGTTTCAAATGTCAAATACTAGAACATATTAATCGGCGCGTAGAAATACGTAGTGACGGTATATCACGGTCACGTGATTCACTGTCGGAGCTAAACTAGTTAATGCGGCCACTGCTTTATTGGTTCATTGTTTGCAATAGGGTCAGGATAAACACTATTAGGAGTTCAGTTCTTCTGTAAATGCAGTATAAAAACACATGAACGTTTGCTGGTTAATAGGGGTCGATTTCTTTTAAACGAACATGCATTTTACCGAATAAGAATCCTGTGAAGGCTGTATATACGCAGAATAATAGGGTTTCAATAGTTCTCCATTGCAATTGCATTTAAAATCGTTAACGAACTAGAGAAGATTGTATGGACGCAGATTAAAAAAGAGTCCACATTTATTAAATGCAATACAGGCAGTATAAGCACCTCCGATTGATAGGGTCTCGTTTCTTCATCAATGAAGACCGTGAACACATTTACGGATGCTATCTGAATGCCGATTTAAATGGGTCAATAATATATATCATCCAGTTAAGCGCAAACGGCCCCATTCGAAGCTTGTCCTGGTGTATATTTGTAGAGGCTCAAACTTGCTCTCTAGCAATAAAAACCATCTACCTATGGAGGTTCGATTTTTCTCAGCATTCGTTTTCTGGACTTAATTTAAAGACAGCTCATTACATATATAATGCGCTTAAGACAATTAAGCATGTGACGCTGACATTGACTCTAGAACCTGAGTCTGTCCTTTCacacaaagcaaaaaaaaaaaaaacacttgtagAAACAAATTACAGAAATACTTGATACATAGTGAAGTAATGGCTAAAGTATGACTAATTCATCAAATGTGTTTTGTCTTACCGCAttgtgcgaccttgaccttaccTTTACCTGATAGGTCTTGCATGTGAATCAGTCTCAAATGTTTGAGAACAACTGTGGTTAGTTGTATTGCTGTGGCTCATATGTTATTCGAGATACTGATAAAAACAGAAAACATCCTATATAAGAAGAGTTTTTtcaagtcaaaaatggccataacgCCATAAGATATTGAGAAAAGGTTTGCTTCGCAATTTAATTGGAATCATCCTCTTACCCATATACCctcataataagtttaatacaATCGGCTGAATCATTGTCTATGTATGGATTCGGACACGTAAGTATCCCGGAGGGAAGGACGAATGGAAGGACAGCGCCGAAACTATATCCCTCCCCCTACGGCGGGAGATACTTACACATTTGCCAATGTCGATATTTAAACTGACCAGCGTCCAGCACCATAAAAGCTCGGCCTTTTTGAAAGACAAACATGCAGTGTCTTCAAGAAAACGTTATGACAGTTAACTTAATTTAATTGAAGTTAGCCGCACCTTATGCAATTGTCACGCTTATAATGCATCAGTCACAATGAAAATGTAATGTACACAATGATAATTCATTACTCTTAATTCCATTCAAGTTATTTAGGCGTATGTATAAATCCTGGAGAAGAAGCGCTTTCTTATTTAAACGTTCTTGTAATTTTTGGAAACGCAATACAAACGTTTACATATTACATGAAATATTTATCTGGTGAAAATGTAGCTATTCTATGGCAATTAAGCCAAGAAGTTTCAGACATCAAATCCAACAACCGTTGTCGTGGAAACAATCTCGTGACTGGCGCTGTTTAAGAGATCGGTGTCACAGTATCAGGAATGTGAAGACAGCAAATCCGACAGCCGTTGTCATGGAGACGATCACCTGCCCAGCGCTGCTACAGAGGTCGATGTTACAGTAGCAGGAGTCAACGGAATAGCCGAACGCAGACATCTCCGTATACCCTTTAGACTGGCCGTTTTCACACAGTCCCGTTCATCACCAACTGAAAACATGACGTATATCTTTTATTGAGCTTAATTGAATGTGCATGTGTGCATTTGTTTATAAACCCCCTAGAAGGGAAGAAAGGTGTGTACACGGTGACAATACAGTCACAGCATGGCGCCCGTAGAGCGACTGAACGATAGTACGAAGAGTACCATTATGACTCCCGTGCATTCACAAGGTCTACGTAAATTGGCCACACGGCGTCCCTACACTGAACTCTAGATGGTAATAAAGTGACCGCGCTATATGTTCGTGCAATGACCGCATCATAAATGCGCGTCAATATTCCTGCCGGTTTCGCAGAACGCATTCCTCCATTATGAtgtatgaaaaaaaatacatactaCGATTTTTTTCTTATTACGAACACAACAGTACTTCAAAAAGTGAAGCTTCATTTATTAATGAATACAAAACATTGGGAGTACGGG
Encoded here:
- the LOC127836583 gene encoding uncharacterized protein LOC127836583 gives rise to the protein MASLSAVFTEKEKTNWLKAWLAVDITKSGLEQFVENGAKTLHTNIFNNVWSINISQATCSGCQIANLLECPTKGVCNKHGAQSTCTSMHDNAAKQPRPCPANVCNKVHDEIVKQHKFKKPSWKNTIAQQWTTNPWQIAKAYFPPDGYAGQCSVQETDFNGIISFMMNCKDFDNKFSFPIATGKHNAPCLLTKAREIGRIVRHSSQCKVTDADLQDIFTTLTKLLSDQTSLTHDVTAQEAVKKLAELQKDTLKITTEEMMHLLQASQDTLNKIQNKADKSQNEMQTYLEQCKTDLNTYTNKCKQDLDDQTAKCTKAIDEHASRTLESTYEQYCEDFRGHLIEHYTTRMNTVSVSPLLVGLDKPIFDIFVQPKICFYNIEKDGSRKKTNKTIQQYKDFFYSDKKLKRVFVQGEPGIGKSTFLTKLVLDWCNVVSLHNHDNKATFSDIDTLNDFQFLFHISLRDAMNERDVVEMIKTQIIDRIYTVAKQTKAFELLQQILERETCLVTMDGLNEWADHLDQHVIPRIPTTHTKCVSIITTRPWKMADERIKCSEIDRLLEIDGITESEQLSKRIILSLQIGNNMSHTAFMTYINERNLMHFLTSPWMQELILNVWMNKSDVKGSLCEIHSILLDVLFKKAKATKGFFKNGFPIECLSSSRYIKKQIKIFDAVANAAFQLKFSSNKSPTFSEREIRKYLSEEHLQFCLNAGVLTARCNSVRFAQSPQYSFTHETVHEFLAAFHIASLKQDIIEYFKPEHNYNVLEMSQTIIYLCGLHCETAYKLLNRLVDGDFLSDICHGLSLYIKRCNDTLSAFRRDNYTKETVLKATRNEMDNDASCLAISVLFQQMVIAGFSEAKLSGQKDICLKCSDFTFNKYLHESESDALKELLIFNKSNVRSLILESNVLEVSEILSVMQQSQHSLERLKTTVTPEMYKALHNLNLKELHFIGQIEESSLSHVLPSLSNLMYLCIEDSNILERTVLPGTIQEICLLKSTFTAMFLQYLLVDLSSLKHTVQLYLESVIVTDFNTQIFLTEYLLNDMTNIHLDIEHGNNALYDTLRCSSIGTLALNTAGDVVLASKILNTLKKLRKLYLWGTYIEQYALKLPKTLQCVSLQKVECSAEWLCNLLIALSSLHHDVECELWDVVLQPCEYACGDDSKTHAPDLRAEYLSHMTILVENGTVELFEILRNTNIGKLDLRTEDCASSASTILCTLKRLTKLYLRGTYSGRCTLKLPATIQCMCLYAVECSAEWLCSLLIALSALNHSVECELWDVVLQPCEYACGVDSQTHVSDLRSKIMSINMSQLTIVVIKGSFELFEILRDTNIGILHLRTADCTSFASVIPYSLKKLTTLYLWGTYSERCTLPLSASLKCISLQEVKCSAEWLCSLLIALSALNHSVECELWDVVLQPCEYACGVDSQTHVSDLRSKIMSINMSQLTIVVIKGSFELFEILRDTNIGILHLRTADCASLASVILYSLKKLTKLYLCGTYSERCTLQLPASLQCISLQEVECSAEWLSGLVIALSSLDHSVEYELQDFVLQSRADARGDDFRRSRNRIHLSDLRSLGVELFKIVLITPDYDTKRHGRIF